A part of Myxococcales bacterium genomic DNA contains:
- the ppk1 gene encoding polyphosphate kinase 1 encodes MKLLASKNTEDVQNGGSLSDTVGDKVRTKTDLSFTELFFNRELSFLAFNERVLAQAKDSKWPLLERLKFLGISSTNLDEFFETRVSLLRKQRTAGVLTNEPDNRSPQEVLRLIGNATKKLVAEQYQILNSILLPELFASNVKILPPNLWSKDLKSWLKKYFEDKILPVLSPLGLDPAHPFPRVTNKSLNFIVELDGKGAFGRDVKVAIVPAPRILPRVILVPNGENLGIYHFVLLADLIRTFMVELFSNISVKGVYQFRVTRNSNLFVDEEEIDDLMKSLAWELPSRKFGEAVRLEVESDCSDSLKELLLKQFKLTSDELYFVDGPLNLSRLMTIYDIVDLPSLKFEPLIPSRPKLLAQSPKIFEAIKKQDCLLHHPYESFAPVQDFLRQAAFDPSVLVIKQTLYRTGNESVLVDYLEEAAKRGKEVTVVVELRAKFDEEANINLANRLQEAGVHVSYGVVGYKTHAKMLMVVRRENDSIKRYVHLGTGNYHEKTARMYTDFSFFTADEEICDDVHQIFLQITGLTKPSKLKKLLHAPFTMRKKFIDHIENEIANKKAGKKAHIMAKINSLTDPEMIQMLYKASCHGVNIDLIVRGICSLRPGVLELSENIRVISIIGRFLEHVRSYYFYNDGEEIVYLSSADLMVRNLSQRVEVAFAVENDRLKKRIIKEAFSMALEDNQTSWFLEQDGIYEKIEVKDKKAEKISLQTSLIARLAGGR; translated from the coding sequence ATGAAACTGTTGGCAAGTAAAAATACTGAAGATGTGCAAAATGGGGGCAGCCTTTCCGATACTGTAGGAGATAAGGTTCGTACAAAAACCGACTTGAGTTTCACAGAATTATTTTTTAATCGCGAACTTAGTTTTCTGGCCTTCAATGAAAGAGTTCTTGCTCAAGCAAAAGATTCAAAGTGGCCTTTACTTGAGCGTTTAAAATTCTTGGGCATCTCATCTACCAACCTAGATGAATTTTTTGAAACGCGTGTTTCTTTATTGAGGAAACAACGAACTGCTGGAGTATTGACCAATGAACCAGACAATCGCAGTCCGCAAGAAGTGTTGCGCCTGATCGGAAATGCGACAAAAAAATTAGTTGCCGAACAATATCAAATTTTAAATTCAATATTATTGCCGGAATTATTCGCATCGAATGTAAAAATTCTTCCTCCAAATTTGTGGTCGAAGGATTTAAAGTCGTGGTTAAAAAAATATTTTGAAGATAAAATTCTTCCAGTCTTAAGTCCTTTGGGTTTAGATCCTGCTCATCCTTTTCCAAGAGTAACCAATAAAAGTTTAAATTTTATTGTCGAACTCGATGGTAAAGGTGCATTTGGCAGAGACGTAAAAGTGGCAATTGTTCCTGCTCCACGAATTTTGCCCCGGGTTATTTTGGTACCTAATGGCGAGAATTTAGGAATTTATCATTTCGTGCTTTTAGCAGATCTCATTCGTACTTTTATGGTGGAACTTTTCTCCAATATTTCTGTTAAAGGGGTCTATCAATTTAGAGTAACTCGCAATTCTAATTTGTTTGTTGATGAAGAAGAAATTGATGACCTAATGAAAAGTCTTGCGTGGGAGTTGCCTTCAAGAAAATTTGGAGAGGCAGTTCGCCTTGAAGTAGAGTCTGATTGCAGCGATTCGCTCAAAGAGCTTTTGTTAAAACAATTTAAGCTCACTTCTGATGAGCTTTATTTTGTTGATGGGCCTCTTAACTTAAGTCGCTTGATGACGATTTATGACATTGTTGATTTACCTAGTCTCAAATTTGAACCACTTATTCCGTCGAGACCAAAATTGTTGGCGCAGAGTCCTAAAATTTTTGAGGCCATCAAAAAACAAGACTGTCTTTTGCACCACCCCTATGAATCTTTTGCTCCCGTGCAGGATTTCTTACGTCAGGCTGCATTTGATCCTTCGGTACTTGTGATTAAGCAAACCCTATATCGCACAGGAAATGAATCGGTGCTGGTAGATTATTTAGAAGAGGCTGCCAAGCGTGGAAAAGAGGTCACTGTTGTAGTTGAGCTGCGAGCAAAGTTTGATGAAGAAGCCAATATTAATTTAGCTAACCGTCTGCAAGAGGCGGGTGTGCACGTTTCATATGGAGTGGTTGGGTATAAAACACACGCCAAAATGTTGATGGTGGTGCGGAGAGAAAACGATTCCATCAAACGCTATGTGCATTTGGGCACGGGAAATTATCACGAGAAAACAGCACGTATGTATACTGATTTTAGTTTTTTTACAGCTGACGAAGAAATATGTGATGATGTACATCAAATATTTTTACAAATAACCGGGCTCACCAAACCAAGCAAGCTTAAAAAATTACTCCATGCACCTTTTACTATGCGTAAGAAATTTATTGATCATATTGAAAATGAAATAGCCAATAAAAAGGCGGGTAAAAAAGCCCACATAATGGCAAAAATAAATTCTTTGACTGATCCTGAAATGATTCAGATGCTTTACAAGGCATCGTGTCATGGAGTGAATATTGATCTAATCGTGAGAGGAATTTGTTCATTGCGACCAGGAGTTTTGGAACTGTCCGAGAATATTCGTGTGATTTCAATCATAGGGCGCTTTCTTGAACATGTGCGCTCTTATTATTTTTACAATGACGGTGAAGAGATAGTTTATTTGTCCAGCGCAGATTTAATGGTGAGAAATTTAAGTCAGCGTGTTGAAGTTGCATTTGCTGTAGAGAATGATCGGCTTAAAAAAAGAATAATTAAAGAAGCTTTTTCCATGGCTCTCGAAGATAACCAAACGTCATGGTTTTTGGAACAAGATGGAATCTATGAAAAGATCGAAGTAAAAGATAAAAAAGCGGAAAAAATTTCTTTGCAAACAAGCTTGATAGCGCGTTTAGCAGGTGGACGATAA
- a CDS encoding DsbA family protein produces MVLFYYDIVCPYAYMAFSFLYRNKVFEQNNVELRPILLGGLFKLMNKEVDPNQHMPPVKRDYIKTDIKRQADYFNVPLNFHERHPLSSLKAMRLIIQSPSHLRAQLSARLYQAYWQENLDIDEDELIIKIAQEFSLPFPDEEAKIKLKESTQEAYEKKIFGVPSFIVDGKIYFGADRIHLFQERLGLTLPDCPWKKNSQPINFYFDFASPYSYLAFKELAHSGVNFKAIPVLLGALFKNYEVSSIPMLSAHPNKIAYYYQDMSDWARFRGAQFVFNDYFPLRSVTANRIALLKPECIDAIFKAAWADNKNITDEAILISVLSQSGFDGENLVKRSSQDEIKALLRKNTNDAIAKGVFGVPSFEINGNLVFGQDRFSWIRLQNEILNP; encoded by the coding sequence ATGGTGTTATTTTATTATGATATAGTGTGTCCCTATGCCTATATGGCCTTTAGCTTTTTATACCGTAATAAAGTTTTTGAGCAAAATAATGTAGAACTACGTCCTATTTTGCTTGGTGGATTGTTCAAGTTGATGAACAAAGAAGTCGATCCAAATCAGCACATGCCTCCGGTAAAGCGTGATTATATTAAGACCGATATAAAGCGTCAGGCAGATTACTTTAATGTCCCTTTGAACTTTCATGAACGTCATCCTTTAAGTTCGCTCAAAGCTATGCGTCTGATAATACAGAGTCCATCCCATCTAAGAGCTCAACTCAGTGCTCGGCTTTATCAAGCTTATTGGCAAGAAAATTTAGATATTGATGAAGATGAGCTAATCATAAAGATTGCTCAAGAATTTTCTCTACCATTTCCAGATGAAGAAGCGAAAATCAAGCTCAAAGAATCCACCCAAGAAGCCTATGAAAAGAAGATTTTTGGCGTGCCTAGTTTTATAGTGGACGGCAAAATCTATTTTGGTGCAGATCGAATACACCTGTTTCAAGAGAGACTAGGTCTTACTCTTCCAGACTGTCCATGGAAAAAAAATTCTCAGCCAATTAATTTTTATTTTGATTTTGCTTCGCCATACAGCTACTTGGCCTTCAAAGAGCTAGCTCATTCGGGAGTAAATTTTAAAGCTATTCCAGTTTTGCTAGGAGCATTGTTTAAAAATTACGAAGTGAGCTCGATTCCCATGTTGAGCGCCCATCCAAATAAAATTGCTTATTATTATCAGGATATGAGTGATTGGGCTCGCTTTCGTGGGGCCCAATTTGTTTTTAATGATTATTTTCCACTTCGTAGTGTCACTGCTAATCGGATTGCTTTGCTTAAGCCAGAGTGCATCGATGCAATTTTTAAGGCAGCGTGGGCTGATAATAAAAATATTACTGATGAAGCAATTTTAATTTCCGTTCTTAGTCAATCAGGTTTTGATGGTGAAAACCTTGTCAAAAGAAGCTCTCAGGATGAGATAAAGGCGCTCCTTAGAAAAAATACCAACGATGCTATCGCCAAAGGGGTATTTGGTGTTCCTAGCTTTGAGATAAATGGCAACCTAGTATTCGGGCAAGATCGTTTTTCTTGGATAAGACTGCAAAACGAAATTCTTAACCCGTAA
- the mltG gene encoding endolytic transglycosylase MltG, whose product MHKHFLRIFFIAFLLVALSSGLIALIVKSYLVSFAKHKVELHNVIVEIPYGSSLRSVVRLLASENVIPSEKKFYWYMRLARNDADKIQAGYYQFDGVYSLSQLAESLKYGRNKAFPLVFREGESLVDLVESLEIAGIVNQKEFIEAMTSSDVLNLIGAPNSEQRKELKNDVGGIEGYLFPDTYFFTKKDSPKAIISIMYRRMVDKIDESIKDRMKEVGMSLHQVLTLAAIVEKEAGEKSEKPIIASVYLNRLHKGMRLQADPTVIYGLKNYNGKIHKSDLLGFHSYNTYKIVGLPPGPIASPGIEAIKAVLWPATTNYLYFVSKNDGTHVFCENLSCHNKAVKKWQIDYFKSAQKEKIRNKS is encoded by the coding sequence ATGCATAAGCATTTTTTGAGAATTTTTTTTATTGCTTTTTTATTGGTGGCTCTCAGCTCTGGGCTTATAGCTCTTATCGTAAAAAGTTATCTTGTTTCGTTTGCTAAACATAAGGTTGAGCTCCATAACGTAATTGTTGAGATCCCTTACGGTTCTTCTTTGAGAAGTGTTGTTCGATTGCTCGCTTCTGAAAATGTAATTCCGAGTGAAAAAAAATTCTATTGGTATATGCGATTGGCTCGCAATGATGCCGATAAAATTCAAGCTGGTTATTATCAGTTTGATGGAGTTTATAGCTTATCGCAGTTAGCCGAGAGTTTAAAGTATGGGCGAAATAAGGCTTTTCCGCTTGTTTTTAGGGAAGGGGAAAGCCTGGTTGATTTGGTAGAAAGTTTAGAAATAGCCGGGATTGTTAATCAAAAGGAATTTATTGAAGCAATGACAAGTTCCGATGTACTTAATCTGATCGGTGCTCCCAACAGTGAGCAAAGAAAGGAATTAAAGAATGATGTCGGAGGTATTGAGGGTTATTTATTTCCCGATACATATTTTTTCACTAAAAAAGATTCGCCAAAGGCCATTATATCGATCATGTACCGTCGTATGGTCGATAAGATAGATGAATCAATTAAAGATCGTATGAAAGAAGTTGGCATGAGTTTGCATCAGGTGTTGACACTTGCTGCCATAGTAGAAAAAGAGGCAGGAGAAAAAAGTGAAAAGCCAATTATTGCAAGCGTCTATCTTAACCGATTGCATAAAGGAATGCGTCTTCAAGCTGATCCGACGGTCATCTATGGTTTAAAAAATTACAACGGCAAAATTCATAAATCTGATTTATTGGGGTTTCATTCTTACAATACCTATAAAATAGTTGGACTGCCGCCAGGACCAATCGCATCACCTGGTATAGAGGCTATTAAGGCTGTGCTGTGGCCTGCCACAACTAACTATCTTTATTTTGTTTCAAAAAATGATGGGACTCATGTTTTTTGCGAGAATTTATCCTGCCATAACAAGGCGGTCAAAAAATGGCAGATCGATTATTTTAAATCTGCTCAAAAAGAAAAAATACGCAACAAGTCATAG
- a CDS encoding AAA family ATPase, with the protein MKRKETEIIICVGTGGVGKTTVSAMLGLDCALKAQKTLIVTIDPAKRLLDALGLKKNSSSPEKVDVKKIFPSDSTGELYAFMPNLKQEWADFLSSSTKTSKTIHEISKNPFYQYMIDGLPGSSEIICAHTIHRLVRDGDYDVIILDTPPASNSVSFFDVPKKLIRVLEHRVFKFLMGQGKGAFSAITRKFAFFSGEILEKTFEKIIGTHFLSEVIDFALSIDSIYAPMLERARSFDRLLVSQKTHFVLVSRPTVTSVADSHKLMILLKNRGITIEQIIINQVLFYPKEELKSEQKNAAALSKKRVVDGLRSIVNLYEKECMYQQKLIEELRNIFSMIDHRVLYMSKHSTVNLMALMLKDFRRKIL; encoded by the coding sequence ATGAAGCGTAAAGAAACAGAAATTATAATTTGTGTAGGAACAGGTGGTGTAGGTAAAACTACTGTCTCTGCGATGTTAGGTCTGGATTGTGCACTCAAAGCTCAAAAAACCCTGATTGTTACCATTGATCCTGCAAAGCGTTTATTGGATGCGTTAGGACTAAAGAAAAATTCATCTTCTCCTGAAAAAGTAGATGTAAAAAAAATTTTTCCCAGTGATTCTACAGGCGAGCTTTATGCCTTTATGCCAAATCTTAAACAGGAATGGGCTGATTTTTTATCAAGTTCTACTAAAACATCAAAAACCATTCATGAGATAAGTAAAAACCCTTTTTATCAGTACATGATCGATGGCTTGCCTGGTTCATCGGAAATTATTTGTGCCCATACTATACACCGCTTGGTGCGTGATGGTGATTATGATGTGATTATTTTAGACACGCCACCAGCCTCAAACAGTGTTTCTTTTTTTGATGTTCCAAAGAAATTAATTCGGGTGTTAGAGCACCGTGTATTTAAGTTTCTCATGGGGCAAGGCAAAGGTGCTTTTTCCGCTATCACTCGCAAGTTTGCCTTTTTTTCTGGTGAAATTCTTGAAAAAACCTTTGAAAAAATAATAGGAACTCATTTTTTATCCGAAGTGATTGATTTTGCTCTCAGCATTGATTCCATCTATGCTCCTATGCTTGAAAGGGCACGTTCCTTTGATCGTTTGCTGGTATCGCAAAAAACTCATTTTGTGTTGGTGAGCCGTCCCACTGTTACAAGTGTGGCTGATTCTCATAAGCTTATGATTTTACTCAAAAATAGAGGGATAACGATTGAGCAAATTATTATTAATCAGGTTCTTTTTTATCCAAAAGAGGAGCTTAAATCCGAACAAAAAAATGCAGCAGCATTGTCAAAAAAACGTGTAGTTGATGGTTTACGGAGTATAGTGAATCTTTATGAAAAAGAGTGTATGTATCAGCAAAAGCTTATTGAAGAGCTACGAAATATATTTTCAATGATCGATCATCGTGTGCTTTATATGTCGAAACATTCGACTGTTAATTTAATGGCATTGATGTTGAAAGATTTTAGACGGAAAATTTTATGA
- the dnaK gene encoding molecular chaperone DnaK has translation MANKVIGIDLGTTNSVVAIMEGGEPKVIANEEGARTTPSVVGFAKDGEVLVGQIASRQRITNPENTIYSAKRFIGQRYDECKDELTRYPFSCTRMNNGDVGFNVSSKTLSPQEISAKVLQKLKLAAENYLGHEVKEAVITVPAYFNDSQRQATRDAGKIAGLEVKRIVNEPTAAALAYGLDKKADEKIAVFDLGGGTFDISILEVGENVVEVISTNGDTHLGGDDFDDVLIKYLMDEFKKDTGIDVSNDKMVKQRLKEAAEKAKIELSSVKETEISLPFLTADANGPKHLQLKLSRSKFEQMVEPLVKRALTPCEKALADAKLKVSDIQEVILVGGSSRIPMVQEYVKKFFNREPNRSVNPDEVVALGAAVQAGVLSGEVKDMLLLDVTPLSLGIETLGGVNTVLIPRNTTIPTKKTETFSTAADNQTSVEVHVLQGEREMASGNRTLGRFHLEGIPSAPRGMPQIEVTFDIDANGIVNVSAKDRATNKEQRITITASSGLSEDEIKRMVDEAKDHAEEDHKRRELVEERNKLDSLIYSSEKIITENKEKLPADLVSEAETAIKEAKTKLDASDAHELKTASEALSKVSHKLAEEMYKNATPPADAQATQDAASNGEGTQDAKAQDNSKVVDADFEEAK, from the coding sequence ATGGCAAATAAAGTTATTGGAATTGATCTTGGTACCACCAATTCAGTGGTCGCCATCATGGAAGGCGGAGAGCCAAAAGTAATCGCAAACGAAGAGGGTGCAAGAACAACACCTTCAGTGGTGGGCTTTGCCAAAGATGGTGAAGTACTTGTTGGTCAAATCGCAAGCCGACAAAGAATTACCAATCCAGAAAATACCATTTATTCAGCAAAACGCTTTATTGGTCAGCGCTACGATGAATGCAAAGATGAGCTCACTCGCTACCCATTTTCATGCACCCGCATGAATAACGGAGATGTAGGATTCAATGTATCTTCCAAAACTCTTTCCCCTCAAGAAATCAGCGCTAAGGTCTTACAAAAACTTAAGTTAGCTGCAGAAAATTATCTTGGCCACGAAGTTAAGGAAGCAGTTATCACCGTACCAGCCTATTTTAACGATTCACAAAGACAAGCGACTCGCGATGCAGGTAAAATTGCCGGCTTGGAAGTTAAACGTATCGTCAATGAACCAACAGCTGCAGCCTTAGCCTATGGTCTTGATAAAAAAGCTGATGAAAAAATTGCCGTCTTTGATTTAGGTGGTGGTACTTTTGATATTTCTATCCTTGAAGTTGGAGAAAATGTAGTTGAAGTAATTTCTACCAATGGTGATACCCACCTTGGCGGTGACGATTTTGATGATGTTTTGATCAAGTACTTGATGGATGAGTTCAAAAAAGATACAGGAATCGATGTTTCAAACGATAAGATGGTCAAGCAACGTTTGAAAGAAGCTGCGGAAAAAGCAAAAATTGAACTTTCAAGCGTAAAAGAAACTGAAATCAGCCTGCCATTCCTAACCGCTGATGCCAACGGTCCAAAACACTTGCAACTTAAACTGAGCCGTTCCAAATTTGAACAAATGGTTGAACCATTAGTTAAACGTGCTTTGACTCCTTGTGAAAAAGCTTTGGCCGATGCCAAATTAAAAGTTTCCGATATTCAAGAAGTTATTTTGGTAGGTGGTTCAAGCCGTATTCCGATGGTGCAAGAATATGTCAAAAAATTCTTTAACCGTGAACCAAACCGCTCAGTAAACCCTGATGAAGTTGTGGCTTTGGGAGCAGCAGTTCAAGCTGGTGTTTTATCTGGCGAAGTAAAAGATATGCTTTTGCTTGACGTAACACCTTTAAGCCTTGGTATTGAAACACTTGGCGGAGTAAACACTGTACTTATTCCGAGAAACACCACCATTCCTACCAAAAAGACTGAAACTTTTTCGACCGCTGCTGACAATCAAACTTCTGTTGAGGTACATGTTTTGCAAGGTGAACGAGAAATGGCTTCCGGTAATCGTACTTTGGGACGTTTTCATCTTGAAGGAATTCCTTCTGCACCACGCGGTATGCCACAGATCGAAGTAACATTTGATATTGATGCCAACGGTATTGTTAATGTTTCAGCCAAAGATCGCGCAACCAATAAGGAGCAACGCATCACTATTACTGCAAGCTCTGGTCTCTCCGAAGATGAAATCAAGCGTATGGTTGATGAGGCAAAAGATCATGCAGAAGAAGATCATAAGCGTCGTGAACTTGTAGAAGAGCGCAACAAGCTCGACTCTTTAATTTACAGCAGTGAAAAAATTATTACTGAAAATAAAGAGAAGCTTCCTGCTGACTTAGTAAGTGAAGCAGAAACTGCTATCAAAGAAGCCAAGACTAAGCTTGACGCAAGCGATGCTCATGAACTTAAAACCGCTTCTGAAGCACTTTCAAAAGTAAGCCATAAACTGGCAGAAGAAATGTATAAAAACGCAACACCACCTGCTGATGCCCAAGCCACCCAAGATGCTGCATCCAACGGCGAAGGGACACAAGACGCAAAAGCTCAAGATAACAGCAAAGTTGTTGATGCTGACTTTGAAGAAGCTAAGTAA
- a CDS encoding glutamine synthetase beta-grasp domain-containing protein: MFSCAEYIWLDGAKPTSRLRSKSKIISIEGQASLSDFPDWGFDGSSTYQAPGEKSDLILKPVNFVDDPIRGPGNYLVMCEVFTMDGEPVASNTRALLRKQIEACSADLDPWIGFEQEYTFFQDGRPLGWPKTGYPEPQGPYYCGVGKGRVFGRQIVEEHMVSCMEAGLMLFGINAEVMPSQWEFQIGYRGESGETADPLTCSDHLWIGRWLLLRIAEDYDVVVSFDNKPLAGDWNGAGTHTNFSTKAMRDEKTGWNSIKSLISSLEARHHKHIENYGAGLEQRLTGIHETCDLKTFRAGANDRGASVRIPNNVAEMKCGYIEDRRPGANCDPYVVAKLLLEAVNEGRAL, encoded by the coding sequence ATGTTTAGTTGCGCGGAGTATATTTGGTTGGATGGAGCCAAACCCACAAGCAGATTGAGAAGTAAAAGTAAAATTATTTCTATTGAAGGACAAGCATCGCTCAGTGATTTCCCAGATTGGGGCTTTGATGGATCTTCAACCTATCAAGCTCCTGGAGAAAAATCTGACCTTATTCTAAAACCAGTAAATTTTGTCGATGATCCAATACGGGGTCCAGGAAATTATTTGGTTATGTGTGAGGTCTTTACTATGGATGGAGAGCCCGTCGCCTCAAACACGCGTGCTTTATTGCGTAAGCAAATTGAAGCATGTTCAGCTGATCTCGATCCTTGGATAGGTTTTGAGCAGGAATATACTTTTTTCCAAGATGGGCGCCCATTAGGGTGGCCAAAGACTGGATATCCTGAGCCTCAAGGTCCTTATTATTGTGGCGTGGGTAAGGGAAGGGTTTTCGGGCGCCAAATTGTTGAAGAGCATATGGTCTCTTGCATGGAAGCAGGTCTAATGCTTTTTGGAATTAATGCAGAAGTCATGCCTTCACAATGGGAATTTCAGATTGGCTATCGTGGAGAAAGTGGTGAAACTGCTGATCCTCTGACGTGCTCTGATCATTTGTGGATCGGACGTTGGTTATTGCTTAGAATAGCGGAGGATTATGATGTTGTGGTGAGTTTCGACAATAAGCCATTGGCTGGTGACTGGAACGGAGCAGGTACTCACACTAATTTTTCTACCAAAGCCATGCGTGATGAAAAAACGGGATGGAATTCGATTAAAAGCTTAATAAGCTCACTTGAGGCACGTCATCACAAGCATATTGAAAATTATGGTGCAGGCCTAGAACAGCGCTTGACCGGCATTCATGAAACTTGCGATTTAAAAACATTTAGAGCAGGGGCTAATGATAGAGGTGCTTCGGTGAGGATACCTAATAACGTTGCTGAAATGAAATGTGGCTATATTGAAGATCGTAGACCAGGGGCTAATTGTGATCCCTACGTTGTAGCGAAGCTTCTTTTGGAGGCAGTCAACGAGGGCAGAGCTTTGTAA
- the ruvX gene encoding Holliday junction resolvase RuvX has protein sequence MKVLGIDVGIKRTGMAISDELGLSVRMLPNLVAHSRALAVEKIMNLVSSEKVELVLIGQPEGRTDYSKAVISRVMGLKEALEKYIEEHQISARVKLWDESYSSKKAAQILAHSGLKKKDRQLKLDSASAAVLVEDFLSSKK, from the coding sequence ATGAAAGTTTTGGGTATTGATGTAGGAATAAAAAGAACAGGAATGGCGATAAGTGATGAGCTTGGATTGAGCGTACGCATGCTTCCGAATCTTGTAGCACATAGCCGAGCTTTAGCTGTTGAGAAAATTATGAATCTTGTTTCTTCAGAAAAAGTAGAGCTTGTTCTTATTGGCCAACCGGAGGGAAGGACTGACTATAGCAAAGCTGTTATTTCTCGGGTTATGGGACTTAAAGAGGCTTTAGAGAAATATATTGAAGAGCATCAAATTTCGGCTAGAGTGAAATTATGGGATGAAAGCTACTCTTCTAAGAAAGCAGCACAGATTTTGGCGCACAGTGGTTTGAAAAAAAAGGATAGACAATTGAAACTAGATTCAGCATCGGCAGCTGTTTTAGTAGAAGATTTTCTAAGCTCAAAAAAATAG
- a CDS encoding S8/S53 family peptidase: protein MEKFYKNNLKGEKTTVIVIDKGFFNLDITDSGVTPTIHAPNKFSSLFNSNNPLIDSINPYFIEQLNQIQKEIKRQELSFASKGLKLEIDWDSGELLSYSAKEGFTLSMHEYDALEAALRNYKETLDLVTSGHGMNVSSVIAGQNGIAPNASIIPISTKSESIENLALTTDNGSNAFSLVKALFFAMSLAKTTKIDALNLSMDLNCDEDNEDCLLQYRLFAYLLSEAAKHSIVFFALDNEKNSYFGQSRGQKILVNAAKSIAELYGYPRIIFSVNLEEENANLASGKAFLAADLTLANIGNYHLPKLTNPAKTKLVKGTSFASPANLAMFLLIKEAMLKHMKEVSDETVIKMIFAQTDHFYAGKLLPAGFYGSAFMNINKYANFLEL, encoded by the coding sequence TTGGAGAAATTTTATAAAAATAATCTCAAAGGAGAAAAAACAACGGTGATTGTCATAGATAAGGGCTTTTTCAATTTAGATATCACTGATTCAGGAGTTACGCCAACTATTCATGCTCCCAACAAGTTTAGCTCTTTATTTAACTCTAATAATCCTTTAATCGACTCTATAAATCCTTATTTTATCGAACAATTAAATCAGATACAAAAAGAAATAAAACGTCAAGAATTATCTTTTGCAAGTAAAGGTTTAAAACTAGAAATAGATTGGGACAGTGGAGAGCTATTATCATATTCAGCTAAGGAAGGTTTTACGCTTTCCATGCATGAATACGATGCTCTAGAGGCAGCCCTTAGGAATTATAAGGAAACTTTAGACCTTGTAACAAGCGGACACGGTATGAATGTAAGCAGTGTTATTGCAGGACAAAACGGCATAGCTCCTAATGCTTCCATCATACCAATATCTACTAAAAGTGAGTCTATTGAAAACCTTGCTCTTACTACCGATAATGGAAGCAATGCTTTTTCTTTAGTAAAGGCTTTATTTTTTGCCATGTCATTGGCTAAAACAACTAAGATCGATGCTCTAAATCTGTCTATGGACCTAAATTGCGATGAAGATAACGAAGACTGTCTTTTACAATATAGACTTTTTGCCTATCTACTGAGCGAAGCAGCAAAACATAGCATCGTATTTTTTGCTCTAGATAATGAAAAGAACTCATATTTCGGTCAAAGCAGGGGACAGAAAATACTCGTTAACGCAGCAAAATCAATAGCAGAACTCTATGGCTACCCCAGAATTATCTTTAGTGTAAACTTGGAAGAAGAAAACGCTAACTTGGCTAGTGGCAAAGCATTTCTTGCCGCTGATCTAACTTTAGCAAACATCGGAAACTATCATTTACCTAAGCTTACAAACCCTGCTAAAACGAAACTGGTAAAAGGTACTTCTTTTGCATCACCCGCAAATCTTGCAATGTTTTTATTAATTAAGGAAGCAATGTTAAAACACATGAAAGAAGTATCTGATGAAACTGTGATTAAAATGATCTTTGCCCAAACAGACCACTTTTACGCAGGTAAACTTCTTCCAGCAGGTTTTTATGGCAGCGCATTTATGAACATAAACAAGTATGCCAACTTTTTGGAACTTTAA
- a CDS encoding NUDIX domain-containing protein gives MSKNNAMKAKIPVRKSIRAILLNQSGEVLLLKADDPYTTTAEGHHRGPFWFLVGGKIEQGESEEQACLREIFEETGISSEMVKLGPVVWKSEISLVLNGTLTKIKQRFMITRTTSKTISLSHLSAQEKKVIKDARWFSLNALQNCEELIYPLGLRASMNDIFQGNYPIEPVEIEDT, from the coding sequence ATGTCTAAAAATAATGCGATGAAAGCAAAAATTCCGGTACGCAAGTCTATAAGGGCTATTTTGCTTAATCAGTCCGGTGAAGTTTTGCTACTCAAGGCTGATGATCCATATACAACCACTGCTGAAGGACACCACAGGGGACCATTTTGGTTTTTAGTAGGCGGTAAAATTGAACAAGGGGAAAGTGAAGAGCAGGCTTGTCTTAGAGAAATTTTTGAAGAGACGGGGATTTCATCTGAGATGGTAAAGCTTGGTCCTGTCGTGTGGAAAAGCGAAATAAGCCTTGTACTCAATGGCACTCTAACAAAGATAAAGCAGCGTTTTATGATAACTCGGACAACTTCAAAAACGATTTCCTTGTCTCACTTATCAGCGCAAGAGAAAAAGGTCATCAAAGATGCCCGATGGTTTTCACTGAACGCCCTCCAAAATTGTGAAGAGCTTATCTATCCGTTAGGTCTTAGGGCTTCAATGAACGATATTTTTCAAGGAAACTACCCCATAGAGCCCGTAGAAATTGAGGATACTTAA